From a region of the Constantimarinum furrinae genome:
- a CDS encoding four helix bundle protein, whose product MDNEKTFRRLMIWQKSMGLVIKIYELTKKFSKSEQYGLTSQINRSAVSIPSNIAEGFGRKGTNDYLRFLNISLSSLFELQTQLEIAFNLNFINENKFDRIYEDTREIERMLTS is encoded by the coding sequence ATGGACAATGAGAAAACTTTTCGTCGTTTAATGATTTGGCAAAAATCGATGGGATTGGTTATAAAGATTTATGAGTTGACCAAAAAATTTTCAAAGTCTGAACAGTACGGATTAACATCACAAATCAATAGAAGTGCTGTTTCAATACCAAGCAATATAGCAGAAGGTTTTGGTAGAAAGGGTACCAATGATTACTTGCGTTTTCTAAACATCTCTTTAAGCTCATTGTTCGAACTTCAAACTCAACTGGAGATAGCATTCAATTTGAATTTTATTAATGAAAATAAATTTGATAGAATTTATGAGGATACCCGGGAAATTGAACGCATGCTTACAAGTTAG
- a CDS encoding CCA tRNA nucleotidyltransferase → MSQNNYKSALDHPVFNILSQAAKTLDVECYVIGGFVRDHLLNRGEAKDIDVVAIGSGIDLARKTAQLLHEKPKVSVFKTYGTAMLRTQGLEIEFVGARKESYNRDSRNPVVEDGTLEDDQNRRDFTINALAISLNEGSYGELLDPFHGIEDLENKIIRTPLDPDITYSDDPLRMLRAIRFATQLNFTIEKESLDAIARNKDRIEIISKERIVDEINKILMADVPSKGFALLHKTGLLPYIFPELVALQGIEEIEGQLHKDNFWHTLEVVDNIAQTTNDLWLRWAALLHDIGKAPTKKFDKKIGWTFHAHEFVGSKMVYKLFKRLKMPLNDKMKFVQKMVLMSSRPIVLAGEVTDSAVRRLIFDAGDYVEDLMTLCEADITTKNPKKFKKYRNNFQKVREKIVEVEERDHVRNFQPPVSGEEIMETFGLKPSREIGVIKDAIKEAILDGDIPNEYEAARELMLKKGKELGLTVV, encoded by the coding sequence TTGAGTCAAAATAACTACAAGTCCGCACTGGATCATCCCGTATTTAATATTCTCTCTCAGGCTGCTAAAACCCTTGACGTGGAATGTTATGTCATAGGTGGGTTTGTGCGGGATCATTTACTAAATCGTGGTGAAGCAAAGGATATCGATGTGGTTGCTATTGGCAGCGGCATTGATCTGGCGCGTAAAACAGCCCAGTTACTTCATGAAAAGCCAAAAGTTTCTGTTTTTAAGACCTATGGCACAGCCATGTTGAGGACACAGGGTCTCGAAATAGAGTTTGTGGGGGCAAGAAAAGAATCCTATAATCGGGACAGCCGGAACCCGGTAGTTGAAGACGGTACCTTAGAGGATGACCAAAACCGGAGGGATTTTACAATTAATGCATTGGCAATTAGCTTAAATGAGGGTTCTTATGGTGAACTCCTGGATCCTTTTCATGGGATCGAAGACCTTGAAAACAAAATAATTCGTACTCCTCTTGACCCCGATATTACGTACAGTGACGATCCATTGCGAATGCTACGGGCAATTCGCTTTGCCACACAGCTCAATTTTACCATTGAAAAGGAATCACTGGACGCCATTGCGCGGAACAAAGACCGAATCGAAATTATTTCTAAAGAAAGGATCGTAGACGAAATCAACAAGATCCTCATGGCCGATGTACCATCCAAGGGATTTGCATTGCTGCACAAAACAGGTTTACTGCCTTATATCTTTCCCGAACTCGTTGCGCTTCAGGGGATAGAAGAGATTGAAGGTCAGCTACATAAGGACAACTTCTGGCATACCTTGGAAGTGGTAGACAATATCGCCCAAACCACTAACGATCTGTGGCTTCGTTGGGCTGCCTTACTTCATGACATTGGGAAGGCCCCTACCAAAAAGTTTGATAAAAAAATAGGCTGGACCTTTCATGCGCATGAGTTTGTAGGATCTAAAATGGTCTATAAATTATTTAAACGACTCAAAATGCCCTTGAACGATAAAATGAAGTTCGTTCAAAAAATGGTACTTATGAGCTCCCGCCCTATCGTACTGGCAGGAGAAGTAACCGATAGTGCGGTACGCCGACTCATTTTTGATGCCGGGGACTATGTGGAGGATTTGATGACCTTGTGCGAAGCCGACATCACCACCAAGAACCCGAAGAAATTCAAAAAATACCGCAATAATTTTCAAAAGGTGAGGGAAAAGATCGTTGAGGTGGAAGAGCGGGATCATGTAAGGAATTTTCAACCTCCGGTGAGTGGTGAAGAGATCATGGAGACATTCGGCTTAAAACCATCACGAGAAATAGGTGTAATAAAAGATGCGATAAAAGAGGCTATTCTCGATGGTGATATTCCCAATGAATATGAGGCTGCCAGAGAACTTATGCTAAAAAAGGGAAAGGAACTTGGATTAACAGTGGTATAA
- a CDS encoding L-threonylcarbamoyladenylate synthase → MNIEIENALQVLKRGGLILYPTDTVWGIGCDATNPAAIERVFQLKKRSDKKSLICLVHDFKMLEFHVENVPEVAYDILKYAVKPTTIIYDNPIRISETLIAEDNSLAIRVVKDDFCKQLIRKFRRPIVSTSANFSGEKTPQSFKEISTGILEGVDYVVNLQQDRKTGKPSAIIKLKADGTVTVIRE, encoded by the coding sequence ATGAACATCGAAATTGAAAATGCATTACAGGTTTTAAAGCGCGGCGGACTAATTTTATATCCTACCGATACGGTATGGGGAATAGGTTGCGACGCTACAAACCCCGCTGCCATAGAGCGGGTGTTTCAGCTAAAGAAACGGTCGGATAAAAAATCCCTTATCTGTCTGGTACACGATTTTAAAATGCTGGAGTTTCATGTAGAAAATGTACCGGAAGTGGCGTATGACATTCTAAAATATGCCGTTAAGCCCACGACCATTATATACGACAACCCGATCCGTATTTCAGAAACACTTATTGCCGAAGATAATTCATTGGCCATTCGGGTTGTGAAAGATGATTTTTGTAAACAACTCATTCGCAAGTTCAGGCGACCAATCGTTTCCACTTCAGCAAATTTCAGTGGTGAAAAAACACCCCAGAGTTTTAAAGAAATAAGCACCGGGATTTTGGAGGGCGTAGACTATGTCGTAAATTTGCAGCAGGATAGAAAAACGGGGAAACCTTCCGCTATTATTAAGTTGAAAGCAGATGGAACCGTAACAGTTATTCGCGAATAA
- a CDS encoding glycosyltransferase family 2 protein has translation MTDIAVIIINYNTSNYTLECIDTVVKRTSEPISYDIIVVDNNSEPDDYIHLKTHFPKKDNIKLYRSDINTGFGGGNMFGVQFAKAKYFLFLNNDAMLLNDCLSILKDFMDQHPQVGVCTAQNYDEHHNFVPSFDHNKGLRRFLFGRGFLEKINPKRYPKRKNEYQKPLKVDWVNGAFLFFRSEAFLKVGGFDTRVFLYWEEMDICYRLKKQGYDSFLVPEAKVLHFQGKSIGKSVAINKEGYISYLHVLRKNYSFLKYAVIRLYLVVALLLKPKKWYLLSVLLKADPSSESLRHKQKPRTVHEHRN, from the coding sequence ATGACGGATATTGCGGTTATAATCATCAATTACAATACGTCAAATTATACATTGGAGTGCATCGACACGGTCGTGAAACGAACTTCAGAACCTATTTCTTACGATATTATAGTGGTGGATAACAATTCGGAGCCGGACGATTACATACATTTAAAGACTCACTTTCCGAAGAAAGATAACATTAAGTTATACCGCAGCGACATCAATACCGGCTTTGGCGGGGGAAATATGTTTGGGGTGCAGTTCGCTAAAGCCAAATATTTTTTATTTCTGAATAATGATGCCATGCTGCTTAACGATTGTTTGTCGATCCTGAAGGACTTTATGGACCAGCATCCTCAAGTTGGAGTATGTACCGCTCAGAATTATGATGAACACCACAACTTTGTCCCTTCTTTTGATCACAATAAAGGACTAAGGCGCTTTTTATTCGGAAGAGGATTTCTGGAAAAGATCAACCCGAAACGCTATCCGAAACGAAAAAACGAATACCAAAAACCCCTGAAAGTAGACTGGGTAAACGGCGCTTTCTTATTCTTTAGGTCTGAAGCATTCTTAAAAGTTGGAGGCTTTGATACCCGTGTTTTTTTATATTGGGAAGAGATGGATATCTGCTACAGACTAAAAAAACAGGGCTATGATTCCTTTTTGGTTCCGGAAGCCAAGGTATTACACTTTCAGGGGAAAAGCATAGGGAAATCGGTTGCCATAAATAAGGAAGGATATATCTCCTATCTGCATGTACTTCGGAAAAATTACAGTTTTCTGAAATATGCTGTTATCAGATTATATTTGGTGGTAGCTTTACTGTTAAAACCAAAAAAATGGTATCTGCTTTCGGTGCTTCTAAAGGCAGATCCTTCTTCAGAATCATTAAGACACAAACAAAAACCAAGAACAGTACATGAACATCGAAATTGA
- a CDS encoding glycosyltransferase family 4 protein translates to MKRIFLESHNLKNKFSGFGQFNFHLIKAFSRLETPGYQFILHVKDVASAKEDFGEKFEYKKYRSITRHKPFRIKTKYELWHSLNQNIKIEPFFNIPYVLTVHDIHFLTEGTSELQQKLREKFAKKLERSNAIVYISQFAKLDMHRHFKVPEVPEYVIHNGNTITDITLPEDYEPAKIPSKPFLFSIGDFSERKNFIALVEMLKLMPDHHLVLSGNNRSIYADKLSALVASYGMQDRVMQTGKIEDMEKQYYLQHCEAFVFPSHREGFGIPPIEAMRFGKPVFLSKNTSLPEIGGVHSFYWDYYDPQYMLDVFNEGMKKYRENPTFYENWYVERAKSFNWDETAKQYLQVYKHILE, encoded by the coding sequence ATGAAGCGAATTTTCTTAGAATCTCACAATCTTAAAAATAAATTTTCCGGCTTCGGGCAGTTTAATTTTCACCTCATCAAGGCATTTTCACGACTTGAAACTCCCGGCTATCAGTTTATTCTTCACGTAAAAGACGTTGCCTCGGCCAAAGAAGATTTTGGAGAGAAATTCGAATATAAAAAATACAGAAGCATTACCCGTCATAAACCCTTCCGGATTAAAACCAAATACGAGCTCTGGCATAGTTTAAATCAGAATATCAAGATCGAACCTTTTTTTAATATCCCTTATGTGCTAACGGTTCACGACATACATTTTTTAACGGAAGGCACTTCAGAATTACAACAAAAACTACGGGAGAAGTTCGCAAAAAAACTGGAACGAAGTAATGCGATAGTCTATATTTCTCAATTTGCAAAACTCGATATGCATCGCCATTTTAAGGTCCCTGAAGTACCCGAATATGTGATCCACAACGGAAATACCATTACCGATATTACGCTGCCTGAAGATTACGAACCTGCAAAGATTCCATCTAAACCCTTCTTATTCTCCATTGGAGATTTTAGTGAGCGCAAGAATTTTATTGCATTGGTCGAAATGCTCAAACTTATGCCCGATCACCATCTGGTGCTTTCAGGAAACAACCGATCTATCTATGCCGATAAACTAAGTGCTCTGGTCGCTTCCTACGGAATGCAGGACAGAGTGATGCAAACGGGAAAGATAGAAGATATGGAAAAGCAGTATTATCTGCAGCATTGCGAAGCCTTTGTTTTTCCGTCTCATCGTGAAGGCTTCGGGATTCCTCCTATTGAAGCCATGCGGTTTGGAAAACCTGTATTCTTGTCAAAGAATACCTCCCTCCCCGAAATAGGCGGCGTACATTCGTTCTATTGGGATTATTACGATCCACAATATATGCTTGACGTTTTTAATGAAGGCATGAAAAAGTACCGTGAAAATCCAACCTTCTACGAGAATTGGTATGTGGAACGCGCAAAAAGTTTTAACTGGGACGAAACAGCGAAACAATATTTGCAAGTGTATAAACATATTTTAGAATAA
- a CDS encoding glycosyltransferase family 2 protein — MEIPVKITALAITLNEASHVDSYIKSLWFAEEIIIVDSFSSDDTVALASKYEKVTVYQRTFDNFSAQKNFALSKAKNHWVTFFDLDEEVTDQLSEEILKTLKDPKAIAYFVKRDFWFMGKRIKYSGLQNDAVVRVFNKEHCNYNSNLVHETLETRGKTNTFKEHLPHYTYTSFDDYTAKMHAYSALQARMLYAKKKRPTLFHFLFRPFYRFWNQYLLQLGILDGKEGFILAYVSAFSVFKRYVNLWLLYRKID, encoded by the coding sequence TTGGAAATTCCTGTAAAAATTACGGCCCTCGCCATTACCCTTAACGAAGCTTCTCACGTGGATAGCTATATTAAGAGTCTTTGGTTTGCCGAGGAGATCATTATTGTAGATTCCTTCAGCAGTGACGACACGGTTGCTCTGGCTTCAAAATATGAAAAAGTAACGGTGTATCAACGCACCTTCGATAATTTTTCAGCACAGAAGAATTTCGCCCTTTCGAAAGCCAAAAACCACTGGGTCACCTTTTTCGACCTAGATGAAGAAGTAACCGATCAACTTTCCGAAGAGATCCTGAAAACTCTTAAAGATCCGAAGGCCATAGCCTATTTCGTAAAGCGCGATTTCTGGTTTATGGGGAAACGAATAAAATACAGCGGACTCCAAAACGATGCCGTGGTGAGGGTTTTTAATAAGGAACACTGCAATTACAATTCGAATCTCGTGCACGAAACACTCGAAACCCGTGGTAAAACAAATACCTTTAAAGAACATCTGCCGCATTATACCTATACCAGTTTCGACGATTATACGGCAAAAATGCATGCCTACAGCGCTTTACAGGCCCGCATGCTGTATGCAAAAAAGAAGCGACCCACACTGTTTCATTTTCTCTTTAGACCCTTTTACAGGTTCTGGAATCAATATTTACTGCAATTGGGGATACTGGATGGGAAAGAAGGTTTTATCTTAGCCTATGTTAGCGCTTTTTCGGTGTTTAAGCGCTATGTGAATTTATGGCTCCTTTATCGCAAAATCGACTGA
- a CDS encoding polysaccharide deacetylase family protein, whose product MSKLPVLMYHNVSLTESKGLTINVKKLEAQFQYLSDKKYRSYHFSELMSLDQLPAQKNVVITFDDAYVSQLEYAVPLLKKYELKATFFVPLYYLGKTDAWNTATLPIMTAEQLHLLDPSVIELGYHSYAHQKYDELSVAEIEADTKQCFEAVDDHSLEFTKVLAYPYGKYPREHSAKKLFFEQLKQEQFQLGLRIGNRINVFPFKDPFEIQRLDIKGEYSLGKFKRKLKFGKFL is encoded by the coding sequence ATGTCGAAACTTCCGGTTTTAATGTATCACAATGTTTCTCTTACAGAAAGTAAGGGACTAACCATAAATGTTAAGAAACTAGAGGCTCAGTTTCAATATCTTTCAGATAAAAAGTATCGCTCGTATCACTTTTCAGAATTGATGAGTTTAGACCAGTTACCTGCTCAAAAGAATGTGGTCATTACCTTCGATGATGCTTATGTGAGTCAGTTGGAGTACGCCGTCCCATTATTAAAAAAGTACGAACTTAAAGCGACCTTCTTTGTACCCCTCTACTATTTAGGGAAAACCGATGCCTGGAATACGGCAACTCTACCGATTATGACGGCAGAACAGCTGCATTTGCTCGATCCTTCGGTAATAGAGCTGGGGTATCATTCGTATGCCCATCAAAAGTACGATGAGCTTTCGGTAGCAGAGATCGAAGCAGATACGAAGCAGTGTTTTGAAGCCGTCGACGATCACAGTTTAGAATTTACTAAGGTACTGGCGTATCCCTACGGAAAATACCCTCGGGAACATTCAGCAAAAAAACTTTTTTTTGAACAATTAAAGCAGGAACAATTTCAACTGGGACTACGTATTGGAAACCGGATAAATGTTTTTCCGTTTAAAGATCCCTTCGAGATCCAGCGTTTGGATATTAAAGGGGAGTACAGCTTGGGGAAATTTAAAAGAAAATTGAAATTCGGGAAATTTCTTTAG